One stretch of Cryptococcus neoformans var. neoformans B-3501A chromosome 5, whole genome shotgun sequence DNA includes these proteins:
- a CDS encoding hypothetical protein (HMMPfam hit to ATP_bind_3, PP-loop family, score: 55.8, E(): 1.9e-14), whose amino-acid sequence MPPTPCSLCHTARALVKRPKTGQQVCKDCFFEVFETEVHNTIVEGEGIFKRGERVAIGASGGKDSTVLAHVLSVLNKRYDYGLDLYLLSIDEGITGYRDDSLETVKQNQAEYGLPLKILSYSELYGWTMDKIVEQVGKKNNCTFCGVFRRQALDRGAAQLGVDHIVTGHNADDIAETVLMNIMRGDIARLARCTAVTTQSEDTIKRSKPFKYAYEKEIVMYAYFKKLTYFSTECIYSPDAYRGHARVFLKDLEAVRPSAIVDIIHSGESFVLEQSVQRGMKALQTCLRCGYISSNDLCKACALLEGLESGLSRSALRQTQESTSAAPEGHRTIPMFERYASLNGTPRTPPTPAEPVEGIERAA is encoded by the exons ATGCCGCCTACACCCTGTTCATTGTGCCATACCGCTAGAGCTCTTGTGAAGCGACCGAAAACTGGTCAACAGGTTTGCAAGGACTGCTTTTTCGAAGTTTTCGAGACCGAGGTACACAACACAATCGtagagggagaagggattTTCAAGCGAGGGGAACGGGTAGCTATAGGAGCTAGCGGTGGGAAAG ACTCAACTGTTCTTGCACACGTCCTTTCAGTTCTCAACAAGCGATATGACTATGGACTGGATCTGTATCTACTGTCAATAGATGAAGGTATCACCGGATATCGAGACGACTCTTTAGAG ACTGTCAAGCAAAATCAAGCAGAGTATGGACTTCCGCTCAAGATCCTATCTTACTCTGAGCTTTACGGGTGGACGATGGACAAGATTGTAGAACAAGtcggcaagaagaacaatT GTACTTTCTGTGGTGTATTCCGTCGCCAGGCATTGGACCGTGGGGCCGCCCAATTAGGAGTCGACCATATTGTAACCGGACACAATGCGGATGACATTGCTGAAACTGTCTTGATGAACA TCATGAGAGGCGATATTGCCCGTTTGGCGAGGTGTACAGCTGTTACGACCCAGTCTGAGGATACGATCAAGAGAAGCAAGCCTTTCAAATATGCTTACGAGAAGGAAATTGTCAT GTATGCGTACTTCAAAAAGCTCACGTACTTTTCAACCGAGTGTATCTACTCTCCTGATG CCTACAGAGGACATGCCCGAGTTTTCCTCAAGGATCTCGAAGCCGTCCGACCTAGCGCTATTGTCGACATCATTCACTCTGGTGAATCCTTTGTGCTTGAGCAAAGTGTACAAAGAGGTATGAAGGCATTGCAGACTTGTTTGCGTTGTGGTTACATCTCTTCAAATGATCTTTGT AAAGCTTGCGCCTTGTTAGAAGGTCTTGAATCGGGCCTTTCCCGTTCTGCCCTG CGTCAAACACAGGAGAGCACCTCTGCTGCTCCAGAGGGACATCGTACGATCCCCATGTTTGAGAGATATGCTTCTCTGAATGGTACACCGAGAACACCCCCGACACCTGCAGAGCCGGTGGAGGGTATTGAGAGAGCG GCATAG
- a CDS encoding hypothetical protein (Match to ESTs gb|CF185025.1|CF185025, gb|CF183927.1|CF183927), with the protein MSHSPHPLATLEQIVSTPSAADGIPSDVEDDLRVAGCMLIQEAGVMLKLPQSTMATAQVLLHRFYYVSSMCSFGVNDISISALFLASKLCESPVRLRDLINTYLYLLARTQHLLNLPADQPFHPGLLSQSDESEKDKLWEGFKFSVPGFHDEIFWDWKDVITASEMQVLKRLGFNMQVDLPYNHMINYLKILDLVFEDDVTQMCWSILNDMLLTPLYAIHPPHTIACISILLTTRLRRIPLPPKWYLLFDVSYDEIWSGCGVVMRLWIDWGLDRPKGVIQRNKRTVNEEEEGRKIKESRWRRAWVLAQSRKAVRRWVEGLEKA; encoded by the exons ATGTCTCACTCACCTCATCCCCTGGCAACTTTGGAGCAGATCGTCTCTACACCTTCAGCTGCAGATGGGATTCCAAGtgatgtggaggatgatCTGCGCGTAGCAGGGTGCATGCTAATACAGGAAGCGGGCGTGATGTTGAAGCT GCCGCAAAGTACCATGGCAACAGCTCAAGTTCTGTTACATCGGTTCTACTACGTTTCCTCCATGTGCTCTTTTGGTGTCAAT GACATATCAATATCAGCTCTCTTCTTGGCATCTAAACTCTGCGAGAGTCCTGTTCGTTTACGAGATCTGATCAACACTTACCTTTACCTCCTGGCTCGTACTCAACATCTTCTTAATCTTCCAGCCGATCAGCCATTCCATCCAGGTCTTTTGTCGCAATCGGATGAAAGTGAGAAAGACAAGTTATGGGAAGGATTCAAGTTCAGCGTACCGGGGTTCCACGACGAGATATTCTGGGATTGGAAGGACGTTATTACGGCGTCAGAAATGCAGGTTCTCAAGAGACTGGGGTTCAACATGCAG GTTGACTTGCCGTATAACCATATGATTAACTATCTCAAGATTCTAGACCTGGTATTCGAAGACGATGTCACTCAAATGTGTTGGTCTATCTTGAATGACAT GCTTTTGACACCCCTCTACGCTATCCACCCTCCTCACACTATCGCTTGTATATCTATTCTTCTCACTACACGTCTTCGCCGtattcctcttccgcccaAATGGtatctcctcttcgacGTATCTTATGATGAGATCTGGTCTGGATGTGGCGTCGTAATGAGACTATGGATTGACTGGGGACTCGATCGGCCAAAAGGTGTCATTCaaagaaacaaaaggacggtaaatgaagaagaggaaggaagaaaaatCAAGGAATCtagatggagaagagcatGGGTACTAGCTCAGTCTAGAAAAGCGGTAAGACGGTGGGTTGAAGGGCTGGAGAAGGCGTAG
- a CDS encoding hypothetical protein (HMMPfam hit to Formyl_trans_C, Formyl transferase, C-terminal domain, score: 44.5, E(): 3e-10; HMMPfam hit to Formyl_trans_N, Formyl transferase, score: 37.1, E(): 1.8e-10): protein MLLRSVQQASELELSEPDSVRTERAVRPKGAILPVSTAMMLANQPFLLRIPLKRQAKTRSFCCFSATCKRRTAKKPFRILFCGSDDFSVASLKAVYEAKDVWSSIDVVVPAEREIGRGGKHAHHEKYTPALRLYAEQNNLPVSTIPSTGLKAWSPPEPFTSSDLNSSHMLLTASFGHIIPLRLLKLFPPIQRLNVHPSLLPRWRGAAPLQWTIASGDEETGVSVQTLVRYALGVDAGDILGRAEGIKVPHDTRYETLLPSLAGAGGKLLVDVLRKIQNGTVTTAAQDERYITLAPKITHETSRIDWEKHTAEMIDRLHRGFTHQYPLWTSFLDTTAQILSLHPIPRLSLPMPLYQPEAITPGTGILYRQGKSRRLFVACAGDSWLEVQEIKAAGKKALGIKEWWNGLPKHVRESGKVTFR from the exons ATGCTACTCCGCTCCGTCCAGCAAGCCAGCGAACTTGAACTATCGGAGCCTGACTCTGTTCGTACTGAAAGAGCAGTCCGGCCCAAAGGAGCAATATTACCAGTGTCAACAGCCATGATGCTTGCCAACCAACCTTTTCTACTGCGAATCCCACTCAAACGACAGGCAAAGACGCGTTCGTTCTGCTGCTTCTCTGCAACTTGTAAAAGACGAACTGCGAAAAAGCCCTTTCGGATACTGTTTTGCGGCTCAGACGACTTCTCTGTAGCTTCCTTAAAAGCAGTATATGAAGCGAAAG ACGTTTGGTCTAGCATTGACGTAGTGGTGCCCGCTGAAAGGGAAAttgggcgaggagggaagcATGCGCATCACGAAAAGTACACCC CGGCACTACGCCTGTACGCCGAGCAGAATAATCTCCCCGTATCGACCATTCCATCTACCGGCCTCAAAGCCTGGTCTCCACCCGAACCTTTCACTTCGTCCGATCTCAACTCCTCACATATGTTGTTAACAGCGTCTTTTGGACACATTATCCCTCTCCGACTCTTGAAGCTCTTCCCTCCGATTCAACGGCTGAATGTACATCCGTCTCTCTTACCTAGATGGAGAGGAGCTGCTCCTCTACAATGGACTATTGCgagtggagatgaagagacaGGGGTTAGTGTGCAGACGCTGGTGCGGTATGCGCTAGGTGTTGATGCAGGCGATATATTGGGAAGAGCTGAGGGTATC AAAGTCCCTCACGATACTAGGTATGAGACTCTCTTACCTTCCTTAGCAGGGGCAGGAGGCAAGCTGTTAGTTGATGTGCTGCGAAAAATCCAAAATGGAACT GTAACCACGGCAGCCCAGGACGAGAGATACATCACTCTCGCCCCTAAGATCACTCATGAAACTTCTCGAATAGATTGGGAAAAACATACAGCAGAGATGATTGACAGATTACATCGTGGATTCACCCATCAA TATCCACTCTGGACCTCCTTCCTCGACACAACAGCCCAaatcctctctctccatcccatcccccgtctctcccttcctATGCCCCTTTATCAACCAGAAGCAATAACGCCCGGCACTGGGATACTTTACAGGCAAGGCAAGTCACGCCGACTATTCGTAGCTTGTGCTGGGGACAGTTGGTTAGAAGTTCAGGAGATCAAGGCGGCGGGTAAGAAGGCTTTGGGTATCAAGGAGTGGTGGAACGGATTACCAAAACATGTGAGGGAAAGCGGGAAAGTGACGTTTCGGTGA
- a CDS encoding hypothetical protein (Match to EST gb|CF187729.1|CF187729) gives MPPRIPIRHCVELVQLGALLPWAARASSSPASHQVGKRDANGAGEASGSEWKSRTKPRRPLLDVSKNPAIQQQSSDSEAVQTTVVHRLLAQINPPQPDEILSHLKANPSDLTRSAGELLIAYSKRCGDVRTQKDVLRLMIDRRILSLGHAKRARDMKRNKRAGGWKVRPNWWAMQTLPPVEFIPDSSHYTMSQLFGRLHHLLLLGEAPSFDHAWKLLENATDFEPMGKGKAKETRLEDTVLLNLYLAYLKTPPRSVASPSTLLEQYLLFSSQAPNRQTLHLSIKALLSSPATYSQKVKVIPAEVISMISRFMNFQIPPGLETWRQIADYALNYRLRKLGQMAWEGWFDCFHSSGHSQLYSLNPNQVNVKLGVRVKFERLGTQKKRWTKILRRMELKHWVEKVGGNATEALAGDRWGYVWKGGGNYSTAPDVENVLEGRREGKEEVSEEKEKSRLKIIPAASSPFLTNSRMAPFLLPPSMRSQASSPQSP, from the exons ATGCCCCCAAGGATACCAATTCGACACTGTGTCGAGTTGGTACAGCTGGGAGCACTTTTGCCGTGGGCTGCaagagcttcttcaagtccAGCCTCTCATCAAGTAGGAAAAAGAGACGCAAACGGTGCTGGAGAGGCGAGTGGATCTGAATGGAAAAGCAGAACGAAGCCACGTCGGCCACTTCTAGATG TCTCTAAAAACCCTGCTATACAACAACAATCATCTGATTCTGAGGCCGTACAAACTACTGTTGTTCATCGCCTTTTGGCACAGATCAATCCTCCTCAACCAGACGAGatcctctcccacctcAAAGCCAATCCATCAGACCTCACGCGGTCAGCTGGCGAACTACTCATTGCATACTCTAAAAGATGCGGAGACGTTCGTACCCAGAAAGACGTGCTGAGGTTGATGATCGACCGACGCATCCTATCTCTAGGCCATGCCAAACGAGCGAGAGATATGAAGAGAAATAAAAGGGCCGGTGGATGGAAAGTTCGACCAAACTGGTGGGCTATGCAGACTTTACCACCGGTAGAGTTCATCCCGGACTCCAGTCATTACACAATGTCTCAGCTGTTCGGCCGCTTACACCATCTGCTCCTGCTCGGTGAAGCGCCTTCGTTTGATCATGCGTGGAAACTGTTGGAAAATGCTACCGATTTCGAGCCCatggggaaaggaaaggcgAAAGAAACGCGGCTAGAAGATACGGTGCTATTAAATCTCTACCTGGCATATTTGAAGACCCCACCGCGGTCTGTCGCTTCGCCTTCGACTCTACTTGAACAGTATTTGCTTTTTTCCTCACAAGCCCCCAATCGCCAAACCCTTCACCTATCCATCAAAGCgcttctctcttcccctgcGACCTACTCGCAAAAAGTTAAAGTCATACCAGCCGAAGTCATTTCTATGATATCCCGGTTCATGAACTTTCAGATCCCTCCAGGCCTCGAAACATGGCGTCAAATCGCAGACTATGCCCTCAATTACCGTTTACGAAAATTAGGGCAAATGGCTTGGGAGGGGTGGTTTGATTGTTTTCATTCGTCAGGACATTCCCAACTCTATTCTCTGAATCCCAATCAAGTCAATGTGAAATTGGGAGTTAGGGTCAAGTTTGAAAGACTTGGAACGCAGAAAAAACGATGGACGAAAAtcttgaggaggatggaacTGAAACACtgggtggagaaggtgggagGTAATGCCACGGAGGCATTAGCAGGAGATAGATGGGGATACGTTTGGAAAGGTGGTGGGAATTATTCAACTGCACCAGACGTGGAAAATGTGttggaagggagaagggaaggaaaagaagaagtgtcagaggaaaaggaaaagtcTCGCCTGAAAATTATTCCGGCGGCGTCTTCACCCTTCTTGACGAATTCACGCATGGCTCCCTTTTTATTACCCCCATCTATGCGTTCTCAAGCATCATCTCCACAATCACCATGA